Proteins from one Streptomyces caniferus genomic window:
- a CDS encoding NUDIX hydrolase produces MNKTVADTYLAAAVVVHEACVLIVRRSYRERFLPGAWGVPCGKLDRGESAASGALRELKEETGILGTIVAHTGASSFLSDYQGRRVHNHQENFLVRPLTLDVVLPSADQAYRWARPAQLAGFGVDAYNLEVIRQACGGRLDAAGQRAMTGRFGRLGPPPFSSPKSLPESRVRQGRRPVAAESWAADPPARRRRP; encoded by the coding sequence ATGAATAAGACTGTAGCCGACACCTATCTGGCCGCGGCGGTGGTGGTGCACGAGGCCTGTGTGCTGATCGTGCGCCGTAGCTACCGTGAGCGCTTTCTGCCCGGCGCGTGGGGCGTGCCGTGCGGGAAGCTGGATCGCGGGGAGTCCGCCGCGAGCGGCGCCCTGCGGGAGCTGAAGGAGGAGACCGGGATCCTCGGCACCATCGTCGCGCACACCGGGGCCTCCAGTTTCCTGAGCGACTATCAGGGCCGCCGTGTCCACAACCACCAGGAGAATTTCCTGGTCCGCCCGCTGACGCTGGATGTCGTACTGCCCAGCGCAGACCAGGCCTACCGCTGGGCACGGCCTGCCCAGCTGGCCGGGTTCGGGGTGGACGCCTACAACCTCGAGGTGATCCGCCAGGCATGCGGCGGCCGGCTGGACGCCGCCGGGCAACGTGCCATGACGGGCCGCTTCGGACGCCTGGGGCCACCCCCGTTCAGTAGCCCAAAGAGCCTGCCAGAGAGTCGAGTTCGGCAAGGTAGACGGCCGGTGGCAGCGGAGTCTTGGGCGGCGGATCCGCCCGCTCGGCGCCGACGGCCCTGA